From the genome of Candidatus Acetothermia bacterium:
GTTTGGGATCGATTGGATAAGGGAAACGGCGGAGGTGGGCATCGTCATCGGGGAGAAGGCCCTCTGGGGCCAGGGCTACGGCCCGGAGGCGCTCTCGCTCCTTCTCGATCATGCGTTCGGGACCCTGGGGTTGCGCCGGGTTTCCTTGCACGTGCAGGCGTCCAACACCCGGGCGATCCGCGCCTACGAGAAGGTGGGGTTTGCCCATGAGGGGAGGTTGCGGATCGCCCAGCTGTTCTTTGGGAAGGGCGCGGAGATCCTGGTGATGGGGCTAAGGGCTGAGGCATGGCCGGGGGCACGCACGAGGGAGGTCGGGACATGATCCGTACGGAGGGACTGACCCGAAGGTTCGGCGCCCGAACGGCGGTGGAGGACCTGGCCCTGGAGGTGCGGGAGGGGGAAATCCTCGGGCTCCTTGGCCCCAACGGGGCCGGGAAGACCACGACCGTGAGGATGCTCGCCTGCCTCCTCGCCCCCACCTCGGGCCGGGCATGGGTGGGCGGGTACGAGGTGGGACGGGACGATCAGGCCATCCGTAAGATCGTGGGGGTCCTCACCGAGACCCCCGGGTTCTACAAGCGCCTGTCCGTCCGGCGGAACCTCCTGTTCTTCGCTGAGCTCTACGGGGTGCGGGACGCGGGGACCCAGGCGCGGCGGTACCTGGAGCGCTTGGGCCTCTGGGACCGCCGCGACGAGGCGGTGGCCACGCTGTCCAAGGGTCTCCGG
Proteins encoded in this window:
- a CDS encoding GNAT family N-acetyltransferase, producing MPQAEELIGERLSLRPVGPEDLGRVQRWVVDREVGRYLLPAWSLLPTARGGRVERLYTAPDGVHFAIVLRRGSRPIGICGLFGIDWIRETAEVGIVIGEKALWGQGYGPEALSLLLDHAFGTLGLRRVSLHVQASNTRAIRAYEKVGFAHEGRLRIAQLFFGKGAEILVMGLRAEAWPGARTREVGT